The following proteins come from a genomic window of Verrucomicrobiia bacterium:
- a CDS encoding R3H domain-containing nucleic acid-binding protein, translated as MEDAIQYAKKYLEDILSFFGLNTDVYATTEDNEVIELHVPSTHLNGFLIGQRGETMRALQFLVSNALRSKNFEKTRVNIDVADYKKARADRLVGQAADWVKKVKETGEVMHLQPMNAADRRTIHKMASEEGLQTESEGEGRDRHIVLKPAPSAA; from the coding sequence GTGGAAGACGCTATTCAGTATGCAAAGAAGTATCTAGAAGATATTCTGTCGTTCTTTGGGCTTAACACGGACGTGTATGCCACAACAGAAGATAACGAGGTCATAGAACTACATGTGCCGTCTACGCACCTGAACGGTTTCCTGATTGGCCAGCGCGGCGAGACTATGCGGGCACTGCAATTTCTTGTCAGCAATGCCCTGCGCAGCAAGAACTTTGAGAAAACCCGGGTTAACATAGACGTTGCTGATTACAAGAAGGCTCGAGCTGACCGTTTGGTTGGCCAGGCTGCCGACTGGGTCAAGAAAGTCAAGGAGACGGGCGAGGTGATGCACCTGCAGCCCATGAACGCTGCTGACCGTCGCACTATACACAAGATGGCTTCAGAAGAGGGGCTACAGACAGAATCAGAGGGCGAGGGGCGAGACCGCCACATTGTTCTGAAGCCGGCTCCTAGCGCTGCTTAG
- the gmd gene encoding GDP-mannose 4,6-dehydratase: MKKALITGIAGQDGGHLAALLNDKGYEVYGVIRGQLEASHPRYQAVKAEMPYVQLVMADLLDLAALTRAMQEIQPDEVYNLAAISHVGYSFRDPILTADVTGKGVLNMLEAIRLAGLEKKARFYQASTSEMFGGLDYNRPDNGYTEEASFHPRSPYGVAKLYGHWITRNYRESYGMHATSGILFNHEGDRRGPEFVTRKISKAVARIKLGKQENIELGNLDAKRDWGYAGDYVEGMWRMLQQDEPDDYVLATGETHSIREFCELAFKEIGVDLKWEGSGVDEKGVDASGQILIKINADFFRPSEVDLLLGDPTKAETKLGWKRKVDFPGLVKLMVAHDLEQENKG, from the coding sequence ATGAAAAAAGCACTTATAACAGGTATCGCCGGACAAGATGGTGGGCACCTCGCTGCCCTGCTGAACGACAAAGGGTACGAAGTCTACGGGGTTATACGGGGTCAGCTAGAGGCAAGCCATCCTAGGTACCAGGCTGTTAAAGCCGAAATGCCGTATGTACAACTGGTCATGGCAGACCTCCTTGATCTGGCTGCGCTGACACGGGCCATGCAAGAGATTCAACCCGACGAAGTGTATAACCTGGCGGCCATTAGCCACGTGGGTTATTCGTTTCGCGACCCTATTTTGACGGCTGACGTAACCGGCAAGGGTGTCCTAAATATGTTGGAGGCTATTCGCCTTGCGGGCCTAGAGAAAAAGGCACGATTCTACCAAGCCTCGACCTCAGAAATGTTTGGTGGCCTGGACTATAACCGACCCGATAATGGCTATACCGAAGAAGCCAGCTTTCACCCACGCAGCCCTTACGGCGTGGCAAAATTATACGGACACTGGATTACCCGCAACTACCGCGAAAGTTACGGCATGCATGCCACCAGCGGTATTTTGTTTAACCATGAGGGCGACCGTCGTGGCCCTGAATTTGTGACTCGCAAGATCAGCAAGGCAGTCGCGCGGATTAAACTGGGCAAACAAGAAAATATAGAACTGGGTAACCTGGACGCGAAGCGCGACTGGGGCTATGCTGGCGACTATGTTGAGGGTATGTGGCGCATGTTGCAGCAGGACGAACCAGATGATTATGTGCTAGCTACGGGCGAAACTCACTCTATCCGTGAGTTTTGTGAACTAGCTTTCAAAGAGATTGGTGTCGATCTGAAGTGGGAAGGCAGCGGAGTGGATGAGAAGGGCGTGGATGCTTCGGGCCAGATATTGATCAAGATCAACGCTGATTTTTTTCGACCATCAGAGGTAGACCTGTTGTTGGGTGATCCCACCAAGGCAGAGACCAAGCTGGGCTGGAAGCGCAAAGTAGACTTCCCTGGCCTGGTCAAGCTGATGGTTGCTCATGATCTAGAACAAGAAAACAAAGGCTAG
- a CDS encoding glycosyltransferase family 1 protein: MKHIVIDARIRPSSTGRYVDRLMEHLQKIDTENTYTVLLEPGDNWQPTAPNFTAQVCPYKRFTFNLLEQITYGRYLRKLNPDLVHFSMTPLEPIFYFGKRITTTHDLTMLRYTRAGKTPLPLHWARMTGYRFLFWYSHKAANRIIAISKFVANDIAQLHPFAAKKTIVTYESSEPPLKAAAQPLKGVNQPFIMHTGIPFPHKNLERLVQAFELMKEKQPDLQLVLSGKKEYYFEEFIKQLATSPVRDSIIIPGFVTDPELKWLYEHAEAYVLPALSEGFGLPGLEAMAHGCPLVSSNATCLPEVYGEAALYFDPENIEDIAAKVGQVIDDKKLRKELTTKGQAQLKKYSWERMAEQTLALYNSVL; this comes from the coding sequence ATGAAGCACATCGTCATTGACGCCCGTATCCGTCCCAGCAGTACGGGTCGCTATGTTGACCGCCTGATGGAACACCTGCAAAAGATCGATACCGAAAACACCTACACCGTTCTTCTTGAGCCCGGCGACAACTGGCAGCCGACCGCACCCAACTTTACCGCACAGGTCTGTCCCTACAAGCGATTTACTTTTAATCTCCTCGAACAAATCACCTATGGCCGCTACTTACGCAAACTAAACCCAGATCTGGTGCACTTTAGTATGACACCGCTAGAACCAATCTTTTATTTCGGCAAACGTATTACCACCACCCATGACCTCACCATGTTGCGCTATACCCGTGCTGGCAAAACGCCCTTGCCGCTTCATTGGGCGCGCATGACAGGGTATCGGTTTCTGTTTTGGTACAGCCACAAAGCAGCCAACCGCATTATTGCTATCAGCAAGTTTGTAGCCAACGATATTGCGCAACTACATCCTTTTGCCGCCAAGAAAACCATCGTTACCTACGAATCTAGTGAGCCGCCACTAAAGGCCGCAGCCCAGCCTCTTAAAGGAGTAAATCAGCCCTTTATTATGCATACCGGCATCCCCTTCCCGCACAAAAACCTGGAACGATTAGTGCAAGCCTTTGAACTTATGAAAGAAAAACAGCCCGACCTGCAACTAGTGCTATCGGGCAAAAAAGAATATTACTTTGAGGAATTTATAAAGCAGCTGGCCACCAGTCCAGTCAGAGATTCCATTATCATTCCGGGTTTTGTTACCGACCCAGAGCTAAAGTGGCTCTATGAACACGCCGAGGCCTACGTACTGCCAGCTCTCAGCGAGGGCTTTGGGCTGCCTGGTCTAGAGGCTATGGCCCATGGCTGCCCACTCGTAAGCAGCAATGCCACCTGCCTGCCAGAAGTCTATGGCGAGGCAGCACTGTATTTCGATCCAGAAAACATAGAGGATATAGCCGCCAAGGTAGGGCAGGTCATAGATGACAAAAAGCTCCGTAAAGAACTAACCACGAAGGGTCAGGCCCAGCTCAAAAAATACTCCTGGGAGCGCATGGCCGAACAAACCCTAGCCCTCTATAACTCCGTCCTCTAA
- a CDS encoding O-antigen ligase family protein, whose translation MRQNTKPSLGRTALWIFYGLLAYMPLHVFLSTWLGTSFGLLEAARITKDIVVVAGFGAAVCCSWRQPWFGRLLKDKLVWLVLAYVLLTVGMALVKPTDLDAEILGVVYNLRFLMFFLYAGLLTRLFDPKHVLRRSVQIVLVAGAVVVAFGIIQYVALPNDSLKHLGYERKNGVLPVFLIDEKPDLERVMSTLRDPNSLGSYLIIIAPLAATALFLAKKSRYKLRYAGLLAATVVCTWFTFSRSAWLGLALALMGFIALSDHGFKERLQRHRAVIVIYAVAVVVLMMASLVVFRNSYFVQNVILHSDQSTVLEDPNELRVRFFKESIQDIADHPLGKGPGTAGLTSVRNNIQGTILNENYYLQIATEVGVAGLLLFVAILALVAWRLWRLHVGNPVVQALLASFLGLALTNFLVHIWSNEAVAYTWWGLAGLTGSVVRNSHNKRARGK comes from the coding sequence ATGAGACAAAACACCAAACCTTCGCTCGGTCGCACAGCACTCTGGATATTTTATGGATTGCTGGCCTACATGCCGCTGCATGTCTTCTTGAGCACTTGGCTGGGCACAAGTTTTGGGCTGCTCGAGGCTGCCCGGATTACCAAAGACATAGTAGTGGTGGCGGGGTTTGGGGCGGCAGTGTGCTGCAGCTGGCGCCAGCCGTGGTTTGGCCGTCTGCTGAAAGATAAATTGGTGTGGCTGGTTCTGGCCTATGTACTCCTGACTGTTGGTATGGCTCTGGTCAAGCCAACCGACCTAGACGCCGAGATATTAGGGGTCGTCTATAATTTGCGCTTTCTGATGTTCTTTCTGTATGCTGGGTTGCTGACGCGACTTTTTGACCCAAAGCATGTTCTGCGGCGGTCAGTGCAAATTGTGTTAGTGGCGGGGGCGGTTGTTGTTGCCTTTGGCATAATCCAGTACGTGGCCTTGCCAAATGACAGCCTCAAACACCTAGGGTACGAGCGCAAAAATGGCGTGCTACCTGTGTTCTTGATAGACGAAAAACCGGACCTAGAGCGAGTCATGTCGACTCTGCGGGATCCTAATTCGCTCGGTTCATACCTTATTATTATTGCTCCCCTGGCCGCCACGGCTTTGTTCCTGGCAAAAAAATCTAGGTACAAACTTCGCTATGCCGGTCTGCTTGCGGCTACTGTTGTCTGTACGTGGTTTACGTTCTCGCGGAGTGCATGGCTGGGACTGGCTCTGGCGCTTATGGGCTTTATTGCTCTGTCCGACCACGGTTTTAAGGAGCGGCTGCAGCGTCACCGTGCCGTGATTGTGATATATGCGGTGGCAGTAGTGGTGCTTATGATGGCTAGTCTGGTAGTGTTCCGAAACAGTTACTTTGTACAGAACGTCATCCTGCACTCGGACCAAAGTACGGTGCTGGAAGACCCTAACGAATTGCGGGTTCGCTTCTTTAAGGAATCAATCCAAGACATTGCTGACCATCCGTTGGGTAAGGGGCCAGGAACGGCTGGACTTACGTCTGTCCGCAATAATATTCAGGGGACTATATTGAACGAAAACTACTACCTGCAGATTGCCACCGAAGTAGGGGTGGCGGGACTGTTGCTGTTTGTGGCTATCCTGGCTCTGGTGGCCTGGCGACTGTGGCGACTGCATGTCGGAAACCCCGTAGTACAGGCACTGCTGGCCAGTTTTTTGGGCCTGGCACTCACTAACTTTTTGGTACATATTTGGTCTAACGAGGCTGTGGCCTACACCTGGTGGGGGTTGGCTGGATTAACAGGTAGTGTGGTCCGTAATAGTCACAACAAACGCGCCAGGGGCAAGTGA
- a CDS encoding PIN domain-containing protein: MIIDTSAYSALQQGNSDVQNTFSGADVIIVPVIVIGELRYGFANGARPDENEAVLQRFLATEGVRLTDVTLDTTKVYAELYMYARKNGKVLSFNDLWIAALAKQLHMPLLTLDKDFEVLRPQLPAGLLLI; this comes from the coding sequence GTGATCATTGATACGAGTGCCTATAGTGCGCTTCAGCAAGGAAATAGTGACGTCCAAAACACTTTTTCGGGGGCTGACGTTATTATTGTGCCCGTGATTGTCATTGGTGAACTACGCTATGGATTTGCGAATGGTGCCAGGCCTGACGAGAATGAAGCCGTTCTCCAGAGATTCTTGGCAACAGAAGGAGTTAGGCTGACTGACGTTACCCTGGATACCACCAAGGTTTACGCAGAGCTATATATGTATGCCCGGAAGAACGGCAAGGTATTGTCGTTTAATGATTTATGGATAGCGGCGCTCGCCAAGCAACTACATATGCCCCTGCTGACGCTTGATAAAGATTTTGAAGTTCTGAGGCCTCAGCTACCGGCTGGCTTACTATTGATCTAG